A stretch of Prunus dulcis chromosome 6, ALMONDv2, whole genome shotgun sequence DNA encodes these proteins:
- the LOC117632307 gene encoding nuclear transcription factor Y subunit B-like — protein sequence MSGRRNQTSPVGSPLSGNVSDGSSKEQDKFLPIANVSRIMKKSLPANAKISKEAKETVQECVSEFISFITGEASDKCLREKRKTINGDDLLWAMTTLGFENYVGPLKGYLNKYRETEGEKNSMTRQEEDPSQQQQQHHNTSNTNMQHGSNNEQMNTVLNANNISMSTSKVDLFNGGFYFLEGRQQQQQQVTQNYNLVSAGAYNLSRINESGDVNGNRDLATHHLHNGIGW from the coding sequence ATGAGTGGAAGAAGAAACCAAACCAGCCCGGTTGGAAGCCCTTTGTCTGGGAATGTCTCAGACGGCTCTTCCAAAGAGCAAGACAAGTTCCTCCCCATTGCTAACGTGAGCCGTATCATGAAGAAGTCCCTCCCTGCAAATGCCAAGATCTCAAAGGAGGCCAAGGAAACCGTCCAGGAGTGTGTGTCTGAGTTCATAAGCTTCATCACGGGTGAAGCGTCTGACAAGTGCCTGAGGGAGAAGAGGAAGACTATCAATGGAGATGACCTTCTTTGGGCCATGACAACCCTGGGATTTGAGAATTATGTAGGACCCTTGAAAGGGTATCTCAACAAGTATAGGGAGACTGAGGGGGAGAAGAACTCCATGACTAGacaagaagaagacccttctcaacaacagcagcaacaTCACAACACTTCAAACACCAATATGCAGCATGGTTCTAACAATGAGCAAATGAACACAGTTCTTAATGCCAATAATATTTCCATGTCAACCTCTAAGGTGGATCTTTTCAATGGTGGCTTCTATTTTCTTGAGGGACgacagcagcaacaacaacaagtGACTCAAAACTACAATTTGGTGAGTGCTGGGGCTTACAATTTGAGTAGGATTAATGAGAGTGGAGATGTGAATGGAAACAGAGATTTGGCAACTCATCATCTTCATAATGGCATAGGATGGTAG
- the LOC117632993 gene encoding uncharacterized protein LOC117632993 isoform X1 — translation MTVASIYLCRKMSRGRAKSGGWAAFDLKQRQKQGLEPQTDTDHFPPILTTFPSLHPCENVSRNNDLSGRPFSCVLHPVDFPTSTENRDGKRPLLYGDSSGTSMEDNGSSKKKIMDLYPWADDSLIEDIMAAVGDDITKASTLLKAMVSPSSFEENKETDISKINSNSGIYQSDKTKHTSFPLESAADIADLNSTFEKCLEENNIELLNAHDFCGKKLPDDAATMKLTLGSLESVPVEPEWEEDDVYLRHRKDALRMMRSASHHSKAATNAFVRGDHCSAQRHSNKAREEWLAAESLNNKAAKKILNIRNSKNDVWKLDLHGLHASEALQALREHLQRIETKVLSNHSVSPNKVRMEKRIIRSSSLESFNCMDTEKLDQQKAPSTQRPTSLQVITGIGNHSRGQAALPTAVRSFLNDNGYRFEELRPGVITVRPKFRHR, via the exons ATGACTGTTGCttctatatatttatgtagGAAGATGTCACGGGGGCGGGCTAAGTCTGGTGGTTGGGCTGCCTTTGACCTTAAGCAGCGCCAGAAACAAGGCCTTGAGCCTCAAACTGACACGGACCATTTCCCACCTATACTGACCACTTTCCCCTCTCTGCATCCTTGCGAAAACGTATCAAGGAATAATGACCTTTCAGGCAGGCCTTTCTCTTGTGTACTCCATCCTGTAGATTTTCCAACTTCGACAGAGAATAGGGATGGCAAAAGACCCTTATTATATGGTGATTCTAGTGGCACTTCCATGGAAGATAATGGATCTTCCAAGAAGAAGATCATGGATCTTTACCCTTGGGCTGACGATAGCTTGATTGAGGATATTATGGCTGCAGTGGGTGATGATATTACTAAGGCCTCAACATTATTGAAAGCAATGGTTTCCCCCAGCAGCTTTGAAGAGAATAAGGAAACTGacatttcaaaaataaattccaaTTCAGGTATTTATCAAAGTGATAAAACAAAGCATACAAGTTTTCCTCTAGAATCTGCTGCTGACATAGCTGACCTCAACTCTACTTTTGAGAAATGTCTGGAAGAGAATAACATTGAATTGTTAAATGCCCATGATTTCTGTGGGAAAAAGCTCCCTGATGATGCTGCAACTATGAAACTGACTCTGGGGAGTTTGGAGTCAGTACCCGTTGAACCTGAGTGGGAAGAGGATGATGTTTACTTGAGGCATCGAAAAGATGCATTAAGAATGATGAG GTCAGCATCTCATCACTCTAAGGCTGCCACTAATGCCTTTGTAAGAGGTGACCATTGTTCTGCCCAACGACACTCAAACAAGGCTCGAGAGGAATGGTTGGCTGCTGAAAGCCTTAATAACAAGGCagccaaaaaaattttaaatatcaGGAATAGCAAAAATGATGTATGGAAACTGGATCTACATGGTCTTCATGCATCAGAAGCACTTCAAGCCCTGCGTGAACACCTGCAGCGAATTGAAACCAAAGTTCTATCTAATCATTCAGTGTCACCAAACAAAGTTAGGATGGAAAAGAGGATTATACGTTCTTCGTCACTCGAGTCTTTTAATTGTATGGACACAGAGAAATTGGATCAACAAAAGGCACCATCAACTCAAAGACCAACATCCTTGCAAGTTATCACAg GTATAGGTAATCATAGCCGAGGACAGGCTGCACTTCCAACAGCTGTGAGAAGTTTCCTCAACGATAACGG ATATCGTTTTGAAGAGTTGAGGCCTGGTGTAATCACTGTTCGACCCAAGTTTCGTCATAGGTGA
- the LOC117632993 gene encoding uncharacterized protein LOC117632993 isoform X2, translating into MSRGRAKSGGWAAFDLKQRQKQGLEPQTDTDHFPPILTTFPSLHPCENVSRNNDLSGRPFSCVLHPVDFPTSTENRDGKRPLLYGDSSGTSMEDNGSSKKKIMDLYPWADDSLIEDIMAAVGDDITKASTLLKAMVSPSSFEENKETDISKINSNSGIYQSDKTKHTSFPLESAADIADLNSTFEKCLEENNIELLNAHDFCGKKLPDDAATMKLTLGSLESVPVEPEWEEDDVYLRHRKDALRMMRSASHHSKAATNAFVRGDHCSAQRHSNKAREEWLAAESLNNKAAKKILNIRNSKNDVWKLDLHGLHASEALQALREHLQRIETKVLSNHSVSPNKVRMEKRIIRSSSLESFNCMDTEKLDQQKAPSTQRPTSLQVITGIGNHSRGQAALPTAVRSFLNDNGYRFEELRPGVITVRPKFRHR; encoded by the exons ATGTCACGGGGGCGGGCTAAGTCTGGTGGTTGGGCTGCCTTTGACCTTAAGCAGCGCCAGAAACAAGGCCTTGAGCCTCAAACTGACACGGACCATTTCCCACCTATACTGACCACTTTCCCCTCTCTGCATCCTTGCGAAAACGTATCAAGGAATAATGACCTTTCAGGCAGGCCTTTCTCTTGTGTACTCCATCCTGTAGATTTTCCAACTTCGACAGAGAATAGGGATGGCAAAAGACCCTTATTATATGGTGATTCTAGTGGCACTTCCATGGAAGATAATGGATCTTCCAAGAAGAAGATCATGGATCTTTACCCTTGGGCTGACGATAGCTTGATTGAGGATATTATGGCTGCAGTGGGTGATGATATTACTAAGGCCTCAACATTATTGAAAGCAATGGTTTCCCCCAGCAGCTTTGAAGAGAATAAGGAAACTGacatttcaaaaataaattccaaTTCAGGTATTTATCAAAGTGATAAAACAAAGCATACAAGTTTTCCTCTAGAATCTGCTGCTGACATAGCTGACCTCAACTCTACTTTTGAGAAATGTCTGGAAGAGAATAACATTGAATTGTTAAATGCCCATGATTTCTGTGGGAAAAAGCTCCCTGATGATGCTGCAACTATGAAACTGACTCTGGGGAGTTTGGAGTCAGTACCCGTTGAACCTGAGTGGGAAGAGGATGATGTTTACTTGAGGCATCGAAAAGATGCATTAAGAATGATGAG GTCAGCATCTCATCACTCTAAGGCTGCCACTAATGCCTTTGTAAGAGGTGACCATTGTTCTGCCCAACGACACTCAAACAAGGCTCGAGAGGAATGGTTGGCTGCTGAAAGCCTTAATAACAAGGCagccaaaaaaattttaaatatcaGGAATAGCAAAAATGATGTATGGAAACTGGATCTACATGGTCTTCATGCATCAGAAGCACTTCAAGCCCTGCGTGAACACCTGCAGCGAATTGAAACCAAAGTTCTATCTAATCATTCAGTGTCACCAAACAAAGTTAGGATGGAAAAGAGGATTATACGTTCTTCGTCACTCGAGTCTTTTAATTGTATGGACACAGAGAAATTGGATCAACAAAAGGCACCATCAACTCAAAGACCAACATCCTTGCAAGTTATCACAg GTATAGGTAATCATAGCCGAGGACAGGCTGCACTTCCAACAGCTGTGAGAAGTTTCCTCAACGATAACGG ATATCGTTTTGAAGAGTTGAGGCCTGGTGTAATCACTGTTCGACCCAAGTTTCGTCATAGGTGA